A part of Myxococcales bacterium genomic DNA contains:
- the purL gene encoding phosphoribosylformylglycinamidine synthase yields MPVLVHDGSAALSKTRLAKRLERVRSSHQDVVSLSARFVHIVDIAGELTPLERRVLEKLLTYGPRQPFEAAQGNTFWVVPRKGTLSPWSSKATDIVHTSGLASIRRIERGIEWTVVGGAPADAQRVAALLHDRMTESVVSERDELMRLFEEHAPEPLRTVPLVAEGRAALEAANSSLGLALAEDEIDYLLAAFQKLERDPTDVELMMFAQANSEHCRHKIFNADFIVDGDRQPGSLFGMIRNTTDKSPKGVLSAYKDNAAVMSGPTGARFFATDKTGVYAPHREPVHVLMKVETHNHPIAISPFAGASTGSGGEIRDEGATGRGARPKAGLVGFATSNLHIPGAERPWERAYGKPERIASALDIMTDGPLGAAAFNNEFGRPAILGYFRTLELEVTTPRGPEVRGYHKPIMLAGGLGNVREAHVTKGEIPPGAAIVVLGGPAMRIGLGGGAASSMTQGASTADLDFASVQRDNAEMQRRCQEVLDRAWAKDDTPIISVHDVGAGGLSNALPELVHESRRGATFDLRAIPSAERGMSPLEIWCNEAQERYVLAVFADRVAELQAICERERAPMAVVGHATADGQLRLVDASASRAPIDIPLSVILGKAPKMTRDVRREVPASAPLVQSPTIAEALDRVLLLPAVADKSFLVTIGDRTVTGLVARDPMVGPFQVPVADCGVTLTDYEGYTGEAMAIGERPTLALLDAAASVRMAVGEAVTNIAAARIDALTSVRLSANWMAAAGHPGEDARLWDAVRAVGLELCPALGIAVPVGKDSMSMRSVWKDDGGAARSVTAPVSLVVTAFAPVVDARRTLTPELQTEVGMSTQLVLVDLGGSKHRLGGSALMQVHAALGGAPPDLDTPAQLVALFSAVQELNDRALVLAYHDRSDGGLIVTLLEMAFAGGTGLDIDLPASLGDDELALMFSEELGAVLQIREDARGEVSEVLERHGLGACAHVLGSPKVGDRVTIRRGERVVFEDSRTRLRNQWSDTTWRMQRQRDDASAADEEHAARSDAKGLSAKLTFDKAAAASFAARPRVAILREEGVNGHVEMAAAMHYAGFEAVDVHMTDLLAERVDLGTFRGLVACGGFSYGDVLGAGEGWAKSILFHERVRASLTQFFARPDTFTLGVCNGCQALSNLRDLIPGAARWPRFVRNRSEQFEARLSMVRIEPSPSVFFKGMAGSVLPIAVAHGEGRVEPLAAGDLERLAKDGLVAARFVDADLRPTERYPANPNGSADGLTALTTPDGRATILMPHPERVFRTVQLSWRPRDWEGESPWMTMFRNARAWVG; encoded by the coding sequence ATGCCCGTTCTGGTTCACGACGGCTCCGCCGCGCTCTCGAAGACGCGCCTCGCCAAACGTCTCGAGCGGGTGCGCAGCTCGCACCAAGACGTCGTGAGCCTCTCGGCGCGGTTCGTGCACATCGTCGACATTGCAGGCGAGCTGACGCCGCTGGAGCGACGGGTCCTCGAGAAGTTGCTCACCTACGGACCGCGTCAACCCTTCGAGGCCGCCCAGGGAAACACGTTCTGGGTCGTTCCGCGCAAAGGCACGCTCTCGCCGTGGTCATCGAAGGCGACGGACATCGTTCACACGTCGGGTCTCGCCTCGATCCGCCGCATCGAGCGGGGCATCGAGTGGACGGTCGTTGGGGGAGCTCCCGCCGACGCACAAAGGGTCGCGGCGCTGCTGCACGATCGGATGACCGAGAGCGTGGTCTCCGAGCGCGATGAGCTCATGCGCCTGTTCGAGGAGCACGCGCCCGAGCCGTTGCGTACGGTGCCGCTCGTCGCGGAGGGCCGGGCGGCCCTCGAAGCGGCCAACTCGAGCTTGGGCCTCGCCCTCGCCGAAGACGAGATCGACTACCTTTTGGCGGCCTTCCAGAAGCTCGAGCGCGATCCCACAGACGTGGAGCTCATGATGTTCGCCCAGGCCAACAGCGAACATTGCCGACACAAAATCTTCAACGCCGACTTTATCGTCGACGGCGACCGGCAGCCGGGGTCGCTCTTCGGGATGATCCGCAACACCACCGACAAGAGCCCGAAGGGCGTTCTCTCCGCGTACAAGGACAACGCAGCGGTGATGTCGGGCCCCACCGGCGCTCGGTTCTTCGCGACGGACAAGACGGGCGTCTACGCGCCGCACCGGGAGCCGGTGCACGTGCTCATGAAGGTCGAGACGCACAACCACCCGATAGCCATCTCGCCCTTCGCGGGCGCGTCGACGGGCTCGGGCGGCGAGATCCGCGACGAAGGCGCGACGGGACGTGGCGCGCGACCGAAGGCGGGGCTCGTGGGCTTTGCGACATCGAACCTGCACATTCCCGGTGCCGAGCGCCCGTGGGAGCGCGCCTATGGCAAGCCCGAGCGCATCGCCTCGGCTCTCGACATCATGACCGATGGCCCACTCGGTGCCGCGGCCTTCAACAACGAGTTCGGCCGGCCCGCCATCCTTGGCTACTTCCGCACGCTGGAGCTCGAAGTCACAACGCCGCGCGGTCCCGAGGTGCGCGGCTATCACAAGCCCATCATGCTCGCGGGCGGTCTTGGCAACGTCCGCGAAGCGCACGTCACCAAGGGCGAGATCCCGCCCGGCGCAGCCATCGTCGTGCTCGGCGGTCCCGCCATGCGCATCGGCCTCGGCGGCGGCGCCGCCAGCTCCATGACGCAGGGCGCGTCGACGGCGGACTTGGATTTCGCCAGCGTGCAGCGCGACAACGCGGAGATGCAGCGCCGCTGCCAGGAGGTCTTGGACCGCGCCTGGGCCAAGGACGACACGCCCATCATCAGCGTTCATGACGTTGGCGCCGGCGGATTGTCGAACGCGCTCCCGGAGCTCGTCCACGAGAGTCGACGTGGTGCCACGTTCGACCTCCGCGCCATCCCCAGCGCCGAGCGGGGCATGTCGCCGCTCGAGATCTGGTGCAACGAAGCCCAGGAGCGCTACGTGCTCGCCGTCTTCGCCGACCGGGTTGCCGAGCTCCAAGCGATCTGCGAACGCGAGCGAGCGCCGATGGCCGTCGTTGGCCACGCCACCGCCGATGGGCAACTGCGTCTCGTCGACGCGTCCGCGAGCCGCGCGCCGATCGACATCCCCTTGTCGGTCATCCTGGGCAAGGCGCCCAAGATGACCCGCGACGTTCGGCGCGAGGTGCCGGCCAGCGCTCCGCTCGTGCAGTCGCCCACCATCGCCGAAGCCCTCGACCGTGTGCTCCTCCTGCCCGCCGTGGCCGACAAGTCGTTTCTCGTCACCATCGGCGACCGCACCGTGACGGGCCTCGTGGCGCGCGATCCGATGGTGGGACCGTTTCAGGTGCCCGTCGCCGATTGCGGCGTGACGCTCACGGACTACGAAGGCTACACCGGCGAGGCGATGGCTATCGGCGAGCGCCCGACACTGGCGCTGCTCGACGCCGCCGCGTCGGTCCGCATGGCCGTCGGCGAGGCCGTCACGAACATCGCTGCGGCGCGCATCGACGCTCTGACGAGCGTTCGGCTCTCCGCCAACTGGATGGCCGCAGCCGGGCACCCGGGCGAAGACGCGCGACTATGGGACGCGGTCCGCGCCGTCGGCCTCGAGCTTTGCCCGGCCCTCGGCATCGCCGTCCCCGTCGGCAAAGACTCCATGTCGATGCGCAGCGTCTGGAAGGACGACGGCGGCGCCGCGCGCAGCGTAACGGCACCGGTGTCGCTGGTGGTGACGGCCTTCGCGCCGGTCGTCGACGCGAGGCGGACACTTACGCCGGAGCTCCAAACGGAAGTCGGTATGAGCACGCAGCTCGTCCTCGTCGATCTTGGCGGGAGCAAGCATCGCCTCGGCGGAAGCGCGCTGATGCAGGTGCATGCTGCCCTCGGCGGCGCCCCGCCAGACCTCGACACCCCAGCTCAATTGGTCGCGCTCTTCAGTGCCGTGCAGGAGCTGAACGACCGCGCGCTGGTCCTCGCGTACCACGATCGCTCCGACGGAGGTCTGATCGTCACGCTGCTCGAGATGGCCTTCGCCGGTGGCACCGGCCTCGACATCGACCTTCCCGCCTCCCTCGGCGATGACGAGCTCGCGCTTATGTTCTCGGAAGAACTGGGCGCGGTCCTGCAGATTCGCGAAGACGCTCGCGGAGAGGTCTCCGAAGTCCTGGAGCGGCACGGCCTCGGCGCGTGCGCTCACGTCCTGGGGAGCCCCAAAGTCGGCGACCGCGTCACGATTCGTCGTGGCGAGCGCGTCGTCTTTGAAGACTCGCGGACGCGTCTCCGCAACCAGTGGTCGGACACGACGTGGCGCATGCAGCGCCAGCGCGATGACGCGAGCGCCGCCGACGAGGAGCACGCCGCTCGCTCCGACGCGAAGGGACTTTCGGCGAAGCTCACCTTCGACAAGGCTGCCGCCGCGAGTTTCGCGGCGAGGCCGCGCGTCGCGATCCTGCGCGAGGAGGGCGTCAATGGGCACGTCGAGATGGCGGCGGCGATGCACTATGCGGGCTTCGAAGCCGTCGACGTGCACATGACCGACCTCCTCGCTGAGCGCGTGGACCTCGGCACCTTCCGGGGCCTCGTCGCCTGCGGCGGGTTTAGCTACGGCGATGTCCTTGGTGCCGGCGAAGGCTGGGCGAAGTCGATCCTCTTCCACGAAAGGGTACGGGCAAGTCTCACGCAGTTCTTCGCGCGCCCCGATACCTTCACGCTCGGCGTCTGCAACGGGTGCCAAGCCCTGTCCAACTTGCGCGACCTCATCCCAGGTGCGGCCCGCTGGCCGCGCTTCGTGAGGAACCGTTCGGAGCAATTCGAGGCGCGCCTGTCGATGGTCCGCATCGAACCGTCGCCGTCGGTGTTCTTCAAGGGCATGGCCGGCTCCGTGTTGCCCATCGCCGTCGCCCACGGCGAGGGTCGCGTCGAACCGCTCGCCGCTGGTGACCTCGAGCGCCTCGCGAAAGACGGCCTCGTCGCGGCGCGCTTCGTAGACGCGGACCTTCGCCCGACGGAGCGTTACCCGGCCAATCCGAACGGCTCGGCCGACGGGTTGACGGCCCTGACGACACCTGACGGGCGGGCCACGATCCTCATGCCCCACCCGGAGCGGGTCTTCAGGACCGTTCAGCTCTCGTGGAGGCCTCGCGACTGGGAAGGCGAGAGCCCCTGGATGACGATGTTCCGAAACGCGCGCGCGTGGGTTGGCTAG
- a CDS encoding sigma-70 family RNA polymerase sigma factor, whose translation MGLADEEEMGLRDASVGDTFRDLEGAIRRSVRRRVPSSEVDDIVQSAFVDAVASKEAPEDETAFRRWLAGIVRHKVADFHRRRHREEALDSAPDVGHVPNHEERDLLRWATRQLPDGAVDATRTLGWMLDEADGEKLEHIAERERVPATRVRKRVHRLRAFFRARWREELVVAALLSLIGAIWVTRPSREPAAFDPVPEHVARGRVLRSAAERACASADWAQCERELDRAMELDGAGERGPLAQKLRADIASGRERSRPPPVVDVPNPELSPAPPASERRPPPAVPTSAPKTSKAPDFAPSKGSHTKPLSKPGPVSGSL comes from the coding sequence GTGGGGCTCGCCGACGAAGAGGAGATGGGACTTCGTGACGCTTCCGTGGGCGACACCTTTCGCGACCTCGAAGGCGCGATTCGCCGCAGCGTGCGACGGCGCGTTCCCTCCTCGGAGGTCGATGACATCGTTCAGTCGGCTTTCGTCGACGCGGTGGCTTCCAAAGAAGCGCCCGAAGACGAGACCGCGTTTCGCCGGTGGCTCGCCGGCATCGTCAGGCACAAGGTCGCCGACTTTCATCGGCGCAGGCACCGCGAGGAGGCGCTCGACTCGGCTCCCGACGTGGGGCATGTGCCGAATCACGAGGAGCGTGATCTCCTCCGCTGGGCAACTCGCCAGTTGCCCGATGGCGCAGTCGACGCGACGCGGACTCTCGGGTGGATGCTCGACGAAGCCGATGGCGAGAAGCTCGAGCACATCGCCGAACGCGAACGCGTCCCGGCGACCCGCGTTCGAAAGCGCGTGCATCGTCTCCGCGCCTTCTTTCGGGCGCGCTGGCGAGAGGAGCTCGTGGTGGCGGCGCTGCTCTCCCTGATCGGAGCCATTTGGGTCACGCGCCCGTCGCGCGAGCCAGCAGCGTTCGACCCCGTGCCCGAACACGTCGCAAGGGGGCGCGTCCTTCGAAGCGCCGCCGAGCGCGCGTGCGCGTCCGCCGACTGGGCGCAATGCGAGCGCGAACTCGACCGCGCGATGGAGCTCGACGGGGCCGGGGAGCGCGGGCCTTTGGCCCAGAAGCTCCGCGCCGATATCGCCTCCGGTCGCGAACGCTCGCGGCCACCGCCGGTGGTGGATGTGCCAAACCCGGAGCTTTCCCCGGCGCCGCCAGCGTCCGAACGCCGTCCGCCACCGGCTGTGCCCACGAGCGCGCCCAAAACATCAAAAGCGCCTGACTTCGCTCCAAGCAAGGGCTCGCACACCAAGCCTCTCTCGAAGCCAGGACCGGTCTCGGGTTCGCTGTAG
- a CDS encoding TerB family tellurite resistance protein, whose protein sequence is MADPMTNEECRASLRILCAMVKADGHVHPREGDALRVLAESAFGGESADIERDVDVELECKRLVSDRAKRLTFSAAMVIADVDEERSPHETALLAQIHAALGLVGEPESGLVAAVHRARMGLLTVKLAEAQAEFLRAVQNLSKSGSMDAKAYEGLLDELDLKKTALLSGAV, encoded by the coding sequence GTGGCCGATCCCATGACCAACGAAGAGTGCCGAGCGAGCCTGCGAATTCTCTGTGCGATGGTGAAGGCCGACGGGCACGTGCACCCTCGCGAAGGCGACGCGCTGCGGGTCCTTGCGGAGAGCGCGTTCGGCGGTGAGTCCGCCGACATCGAACGCGACGTCGACGTGGAGCTCGAATGCAAGCGCCTTGTGAGCGACCGCGCCAAGCGGCTGACGTTTTCGGCGGCCATGGTCATCGCCGACGTCGACGAGGAGCGCTCGCCGCACGAGACGGCTCTGCTCGCGCAGATTCACGCGGCGCTTGGCCTCGTCGGTGAGCCAGAGAGCGGTCTCGTCGCGGCGGTGCATCGCGCTCGCATGGGCCTCTTGACGGTCAAGCTCGCCGAGGCGCAGGCGGAGTTCTTGCGAGCCGTCCAGAACTTGTCGAAGAGCGGTTCGATGGACGCGAAGGCCTACGAGGGGCTCTTGGATGAGCTCGATCTCAAGAAGACGGCGCTCCTGTCAGGCGCTGTCTGA
- a CDS encoding ATP-binding cassette domain-containing protein yields MSSPPPTPPSPELAGAPSGHTPMGMLGFLRAVAPYFAPHKPTAVLIVLTMLVDLAYATVVPLLFQAIIDDAIVPHSVERLTTLLGALAGGAVVATTSGFVQDVAYARAGVAVMNAMRLRLFSHLQDLSAEYHARTQIGDIMSRFSSDIAAVENALVWYLPAVLLGAGGIAISCLLLFRIEWRLAVLSIVGLFVAFAISHGIEPRANKLTYQLKEELGSLSVVVEENLHAHAVVRGFGLQAQQRGHFQERLDTLLHLSRRASFIGFFMARIPNVGALLVGFATLGIGAYLVFAGTMKLGELVAFYTLFNHVSLSVTQLTYSMPSLIEGAAGMERVEELLRERPTVKDGPDAKPLSPLAHAIELDAVTFGYTEGARNLDGVSLAIKKGHSVAFVGASGSGKSTVLNLVQRSYDPQQGAVRYDGRDIREITLGALRSQLGIVFQDCILFDTTVRENIALGRPGGASDQEVIAAAKQAEIHDFIESLPDGYDTAVGDGGSRLSGGQRQRVAIARALVRSPSVLVLDEATSALDAHTESLVDRTIQKLAGQLTVLAVTHRLASVIHYDRIFVMEHGKLVEEGKHDELLARGGVYARLFAKQQGFAIDDGDRASVSAERLAKVPLFAKLDGATLGRIAAQMASASAAAGSVLVREGDKGSEFFIVARGRLEVTKRGPEGREERVDIFEEGDTFGEISLLRDVPRTATVKTLTPTTYLTMQREHFLHLVDGAGAQEMREALDLEIEARLRENASVAAGGRGVV; encoded by the coding sequence ATGAGCTCGCCGCCTCCCACCCCACCGTCGCCGGAGCTAGCTGGCGCGCCGTCGGGCCACACGCCGATGGGCATGTTGGGGTTCTTGCGGGCCGTCGCGCCCTATTTTGCTCCGCACAAGCCGACCGCCGTCTTGATCGTGCTGACCATGCTGGTCGACCTCGCCTACGCGACCGTCGTGCCGCTCTTGTTTCAAGCGATCATCGACGATGCCATCGTGCCGCACAGCGTGGAGCGGCTCACGACGTTGCTCGGGGCGCTCGCCGGCGGCGCCGTCGTCGCGACGACCTCCGGCTTCGTACAAGACGTGGCGTACGCGCGCGCCGGGGTCGCGGTCATGAACGCCATGCGACTACGGCTCTTTTCGCACCTCCAAGACCTCTCCGCCGAGTACCACGCGCGCACGCAGATCGGCGACATCATGTCGCGCTTCTCATCGGACATCGCCGCCGTCGAAAACGCCCTCGTTTGGTACCTGCCCGCGGTCCTGCTCGGCGCCGGAGGCATCGCCATCAGCTGCCTCTTGCTCTTTCGCATCGAGTGGCGCCTCGCCGTTCTGTCCATCGTCGGGCTCTTCGTCGCCTTTGCCATCAGTCACGGCATCGAGCCGCGCGCCAACAAGCTCACCTACCAGCTCAAAGAGGAGCTCGGCTCACTCTCGGTGGTCGTCGAGGAAAACTTGCACGCCCACGCCGTTGTGCGCGGCTTCGGCTTGCAGGCGCAGCAGCGCGGCCACTTCCAGGAGCGCCTCGACACCCTCCTTCACCTGTCGCGGCGCGCGAGCTTCATTGGATTCTTCATGGCCCGGATCCCCAACGTGGGCGCGCTCCTCGTTGGCTTTGCGACCCTTGGCATCGGCGCCTACCTCGTCTTCGCGGGCACCATGAAGCTCGGCGAGCTCGTTGCTTTCTACACGTTGTTCAACCACGTCTCGCTCTCGGTCACGCAGCTCACCTACTCGATGCCGTCACTCATCGAGGGGGCCGCTGGCATGGAGCGCGTCGAAGAGCTCCTCCGCGAGAGGCCCACCGTGAAAGACGGCCCCGACGCAAAGCCCCTCTCGCCCCTGGCCCACGCCATCGAGCTCGACGCCGTGACCTTCGGCTACACGGAGGGCGCCCGCAACCTCGACGGCGTCTCGCTCGCTATCAAGAAGGGTCACTCGGTCGCCTTTGTTGGCGCGAGCGGCTCGGGCAAGAGCACCGTCTTGAACCTGGTGCAGCGCTCGTACGATCCGCAGCAAGGTGCGGTCCGCTACGACGGCCGCGACATCCGCGAGATCACCCTGGGCGCGCTCCGGAGCCAGCTTGGGATCGTGTTTCAAGACTGCATCCTCTTCGACACGACCGTTCGCGAGAACATCGCCCTCGGTCGGCCCGGCGGCGCGAGCGACCAAGAGGTCATCGCGGCGGCCAAACAGGCCGAGATCCACGACTTCATCGAGAGCTTGCCCGACGGCTACGACACCGCCGTCGGCGACGGCGGCAGCCGGTTGTCGGGTGGGCAACGGCAACGCGTCGCCATCGCGCGGGCCCTTGTCCGGTCGCCGTCGGTCCTCGTCCTCGACGAGGCTACCTCGGCGCTCGACGCCCACACCGAGTCGCTCGTCGACCGGACCATCCAGAAGCTCGCAGGCCAGCTCACGGTCCTCGCCGTGACCCATCGGCTCGCCTCCGTCATTCACTACGATCGCATCTTTGTCATGGAGCACGGCAAGCTCGTCGAGGAGGGCAAACACGATGAGCTCTTGGCGCGAGGCGGCGTTTACGCGCGGCTCTTCGCGAAGCAACAGGGGTTCGCCATCGACGATGGCGACCGCGCCAGCGTCTCCGCGGAGCGGCTCGCCAAGGTGCCGCTCTTCGCGAAGCTCGACGGGGCGACGCTCGGGCGCATCGCCGCGCAGATGGCCTCGGCGAGCGCCGCCGCTGGCTCGGTGCTCGTGCGCGAGGGCGACAAGGGGAGCGAATTTTTCATCGTGGCGCGAGGTCGCCTCGAGGTCACCAAGCGTGGCCCCGAAGGGCGCGAGGAGCGCGTCGACATCTTCGAGGAGGGAGACACCTTCGGTGAAATCTCCCTGCTTCGAGACGTCCCGCGCACCGCGACCGTCAAGACGCTCACGCCGACCACGTACCTCACCATGCAGCGAGAGCACTTCTTGCACCTCGTCGATGGCGCTGGCGCGCAGGAGATGCGCGAGGCGCTCGACCTCGAGATCGAGGCGCGCCTCCGCGAAAACGCGAGCGTCGCCGCCGGCGGGCGCGGGGTTGTCTAG
- a CDS encoding YifB family Mg chelatase-like AAA ATPase, giving the protein MLATALAAALVGLDLQLVRVEVEISRGVPSFDLVGLAEAAVRESRVRVKSALAHVGVDLSEHRTIVNLAPADFRKAGSGFDLAIAAATLVALGVAPKDSLAGTLFVGELSLAGHVHGVRGVLPRLLGARERGVARAIVPFDNAGEAALLQNERITVGAVATLAELTAVLSGKREARTVSLPVASPRAHAQDDLADVRGQHAARRALEIAAAGGHNLLMVGPPGAGKTMLARRLPGILPPMSLDEAVSVTAIHSVAGLLARGESVIAERPFRAPHHTVSDAGLVGGGDGARPGEVSLAHHGVLFLDELPEFRRGCLESLRQPLEDGVVTISRALAKATYPARAVVVAAMNPCPCGFAGDARCQCGLERVRSYRARLSGPLLDRLDVHVTLPPVQLSSISSGAAGESSAYVRARVIAARARQAERFASGLVGGELNARLTGRDLEVAAPLGGEGERLLATAATRLSLSARAYVKVIRVARTIADLDGDAAVRTHHLAEAIALRVLDRTAGPPTLEATP; this is encoded by the coding sequence ATGCTCGCCACCGCGCTCGCCGCCGCCCTCGTAGGCCTCGATCTCCAGCTCGTCCGCGTGGAGGTCGAGATCTCGCGGGGCGTCCCAAGCTTCGATCTCGTGGGCCTCGCCGAGGCGGCCGTGCGCGAGAGCCGCGTGCGCGTGAAGAGCGCGCTCGCGCATGTCGGGGTCGACCTCTCCGAACATCGGACCATCGTCAACCTCGCGCCGGCGGACTTTCGAAAGGCCGGCAGCGGCTTCGACTTGGCCATCGCCGCCGCGACGCTCGTCGCGTTGGGCGTCGCGCCGAAGGATTCGCTCGCGGGCACGCTCTTCGTCGGCGAGCTCTCCCTCGCGGGCCATGTCCACGGCGTTCGCGGGGTGTTGCCGCGATTGCTCGGCGCCCGCGAGCGAGGCGTCGCGCGGGCCATCGTCCCGTTCGACAACGCCGGGGAGGCTGCGCTCTTGCAAAACGAACGCATCACCGTCGGCGCTGTCGCGACGCTCGCTGAGCTGACGGCCGTCCTCTCGGGAAAGCGCGAGGCTCGGACCGTCTCACTCCCGGTCGCTTCCCCGCGCGCTCATGCGCAGGATGATCTCGCCGACGTTCGAGGTCAACACGCCGCGCGCCGCGCGCTCGAGATCGCAGCCGCCGGCGGGCACAACCTCCTCATGGTGGGACCGCCGGGCGCCGGTAAGACCATGCTCGCGCGTCGCCTTCCCGGGATTCTGCCCCCAATGTCGCTCGACGAAGCGGTATCCGTCACGGCCATTCATAGCGTCGCGGGGCTCTTGGCGCGCGGCGAGTCGGTGATCGCAGAGCGGCCATTTCGAGCGCCGCACCACACCGTCAGTGATGCGGGCCTCGTGGGCGGAGGCGACGGTGCGCGACCCGGTGAGGTGAGCCTCGCGCACCACGGCGTTCTGTTTCTCGATGAGCTCCCTGAGTTCCGGCGAGGGTGCCTCGAGTCGCTGCGCCAACCGCTCGAAGACGGCGTCGTCACGATCTCGCGGGCGCTCGCCAAGGCGACGTACCCTGCGCGCGCGGTCGTGGTCGCGGCGATGAACCCGTGTCCCTGCGGCTTCGCCGGCGATGCCCGGTGCCAATGCGGCCTCGAACGCGTTCGCAGCTATCGGGCACGGCTCAGCGGTCCGCTGCTCGATCGCCTCGACGTCCACGTGACGCTGCCGCCGGTTCAGCTCTCGAGCATCTCGTCGGGGGCCGCCGGAGAGTCTTCCGCCTATGTGCGCGCGCGCGTCATCGCCGCTCGGGCGCGGCAGGCGGAGCGCTTCGCGTCAGGCCTCGTTGGGGGCGAGCTCAACGCGCGCCTCACGGGGCGAGATCTGGAGGTCGCGGCGCCGCTCGGCGGTGAAGGGGAGCGCCTCCTCGCCACGGCGGCGACGCGCCTGTCGCTGTCGGCGCGCGCCTACGTCAAGGTCATTCGGGTCGCGCGAACCATCGCGGATCTCGATGGCGACGCGGCCGTGCGCACGCACCACCTGGCCGAGGCCATCGCACTGCGCGTCCTCGATCGGACGGCGGGACCACCGACGCTCGAAGCGACGCCATAG
- the recA gene encoding recombinase RecA, which yields MLSEIAEKMKSLKGVLVSVEKQFGKGAIMALGDQSDAEPVATIGTGSLALDLATGIGGYPRGRVVEVYGPESSGKTTLALHAIAEAQKAGGVCAFIDAEHALDVVYAKNLGVDTEHLLVSQPDSGEQALEITEMLVRSGVVDLVVVDSVAALVPRAELEGDMGDSHMGLQARLMSQALRKLTAVAHRSGTTLLFINQLRQKIGVTFGSGETTTGGNALKFYASMRLDVRRIGSVKVGEDKVGGRTRVKLAKNKCAPPFTEAEFDIRWGAGVDPVAELIDLGLARGLLDKSGNHLGFCGTALGNGRERTREALLEQPELQATLKQAIVAAGPPKPGRRAEA from the coding sequence ATGCTCAGCGAAATTGCAGAAAAGATGAAGTCACTCAAAGGCGTCCTCGTGTCCGTCGAGAAGCAGTTCGGCAAGGGAGCCATCATGGCGCTTGGCGATCAGTCGGACGCGGAGCCCGTGGCCACCATCGGCACTGGCTCACTGGCCCTCGATTTGGCGACCGGCATCGGAGGCTATCCCCGCGGTCGCGTCGTGGAGGTCTACGGCCCCGAGTCCAGCGGCAAAACCACGCTCGCTCTTCACGCGATCGCGGAGGCGCAGAAGGCCGGCGGCGTCTGTGCGTTCATCGACGCCGAGCACGCGCTCGACGTCGTCTACGCGAAGAACCTCGGCGTGGACACCGAGCACTTGCTCGTCTCGCAGCCCGACAGCGGCGAGCAGGCGCTCGAGATCACCGAGATGCTCGTCCGCTCCGGCGTCGTCGACCTTGTCGTCGTCGACTCGGTCGCGGCGCTGGTGCCTCGGGCCGAGCTCGAGGGCGACATGGGCGATTCGCACATGGGGCTTCAGGCGCGCCTCATGAGCCAAGCGCTCCGCAAGCTCACGGCGGTGGCGCACCGCTCTGGAACGACGCTGCTGTTCATCAACCAATTGCGCCAGAAGATCGGGGTCACGTTCGGCTCGGGGGAGACCACGACCGGCGGCAACGCGTTGAAGTTCTACGCCTCGATGCGCCTCGATGTGCGCCGCATCGGGTCCGTGAAGGTCGGCGAAGACAAGGTCGGCGGCCGCACGCGGGTGAAGCTCGCGAAGAACAAGTGCGCGCCGCCGTTCACGGAGGCGGAGTTCGACATTCGCTGGGGCGCGGGCGTCGACCCCGTCGCCGAACTCATCGACCTGGGCCTCGCGCGCGGCCTGCTCGACAAGAGCGGCAACCACCTCGGCTTCTGCGGCACGGCGCTCGGCAACGGCCGCGAGCGCACGCGCGAGGCGCTGCTCGAGCAG